From the genome of Brevundimonas sp. NIBR11:
AGGCGCCGCCGACGGCGAAGGTGTCGCCCAGCGGCAGGCTGGCCGAGAGCAGAACGTCGCGCTGGTTGTAGCTGCCGACCGTGCCGCGCCCCATGACCTCGAACTCGTCGCCGAGGCGCTTGGTCACATATTTGATCGCGCCGCCGATCGTGTTGCGGCCATAGAGCGTGCCTTGCGGACCGCGCAGGACCTCGATGCGGTTGACGTCGAAGATGTCGAGCACGGCGCCCTGCGGGCGGGCGACATAAACGTCGTCGATGTAGAGACCCACGCCCGGCTCGAAGCCCCAGAGCGGATCCTGCTGGCCGACGCCGCGGATAAAGGAGATCAGAGTGGAGTTCGAACCGCGCGCGATCTGGACGGTCGCGTTCGGGGTCTGCTGCTGCAGGGCGGTGATGTCGGTGGCGCCCGTGTTTTCCAGCTGTTCCGACGACAGGGCCGAGACGGCAACCGGAACGTCCTTCAGTTGCTCGTCGCGACGACGGGCGGTGACGACGACGTCGTCCAGCGCGGTCTGGTCGTCCTGCCGCGCCACGTCCTGGGCCACGGCCATCGAGGAAGCCGCGCTCCACGCAGCCCCGGCCAGCAGCACGCTCTTCATGACTCTGTTCATGCGAAACCCTCTTCCAATGATGTTTCCAGCCGAGACGCTTTTATTCAGCGTTCGATGATTTTCGCGGAAACTGACGATCTTTGGCCCCGGTGTCAAACGGCGACGCTTCCGCCGGGGCACGTGGCGGCCTGTCTGTGGCGCCGTTGCACCGAACGGATTTTTCATGGCTAGCTGAATGGATGAGCAAGCTGGACGTCGAGAAGCCGGTTCCTGTCGCCCCCGCCCGTCGCGGGCGCCCCCCCAAGGTCAAGGCCGAGGGCGCAGGCGGCGACACCCGCGAATCCATTCTGGACGCGGCCGAGGATCTGTTTTCGAAACACGGCTTCTATGGCGTCACCATCCGCGAGGTGGCGCGCGAGGCCGGCGTCGATACGGCCCTGGTCCACTATTATTTCGGGGCAAAGCGGGACCTGTTCGACGCGGTCTTCCTGCGTCGGGCCGAAGTCTGGAACAACGAGAGGGTCGAGGCCATCAACCGCTACGCCCTCGCCAACGCCGGTTCGATGACACTGGAGGGGCTGCTGCGCGCCTTCCTGGAGCCGCCGTTCCAGTGGTCGCTGAAGGGCGGGCCGGGCTGGAAACATTATTCGGCGCTGGTCGCCCAGACCAACGCCAACCCGGCCTTCGGCGGCGAGACCATGGCCCGCTATTTCGACCCGGCGATCCGGCGGCTGATCGAGCTGGTCAAGGCGGTCCTGCCCAAGGCCAGGGAGGTCGATCTCTACTGGGCCTACCACAACCTGTCGGGCGCCCTGACCCTGACGCTTGGCGAGACCGGCCGTCTGGACCGCCTGTCGGGAGGGCTGTGCCGCTCCGGCGATCTGGAGACCGCCTGCGACTACATGGTCCGCTTCGCCTCGGCCGGGTTCCGGGCCGTGTGCCCGCAGGACTGAGGCCGGTCAGCCCAGGAAGACGCGCCACAGGCTTCGGCCCGGGAAGAAGGTCAGCATCCCCGCAATCACAAGGGCGCCGACGAACAGCCCGGTCATATGCCGACGATGCGCGGCCATATCGTGCCGGCGCGCGGCATAGAGGCCCAGCGGAAGGATCACGAGGCTCCAGCCCGACAGAATGTGAATCCAGGAGAACCCGCCTGGATTGATGTTGTGAATGAACAGCGAGCTGACGGCGACCGTCGCCATCAGTCCGGCCCAGAGCCAGCCGAGCCGCCGATGCCATGTCGCGCCCTTGACGCCCGTAAGCTGGACGAGGCCAAGGACGAAGGCGGCGAGCGCCGATCCGACGTGCAGTTGCAGAACACCGGTCTGCTGGCTCAGCCAGCGCCATTCCGGGGCGTGCGGGCGCAGCGGCAGCCCTCGCTGCGGACCCCACACCAGGAGCGCGTACAGCAAAACACAGCCCGCCACCGCCACGATCAGCCAAGGGATCGAGGCGCGGAAAGGCGTCGGGCGGGGGGAGGCGAGAGCGGTCATGTCGGTCCTTTCGAGGGACCCATCCTGCGCCGGTCAGGGCGGCGGCGAGCCGGGCCCTTCGTCAACGGCCATGCCGCCTTCGCCGATGAACACTAGCGAAGCGCGAAGGCCTGCGTGGCTCCTGAGGCCGGCAGGTCGAACGCCGCCTCGGCGAACGACGGCGGACCGAACCGGCCGCGTGCATCCCTGGAGAAGCCGTAGGCCTCCTTGGGCAGGCCGATGGGCCAGAGCGACAACCGCCCGTTCGCGTCGGTGTCGTGGAAGGCGGCGACCGCGTATCGACCCGGGGCGAGGCCGGGAATGACCACCGTGGTCAGCGCCCCGGCGCGCGGTACGGTCCGGGTCGCGACAGGCCGCTCGTTGCGGCGAAAGCTTTCGGCGTCGCGATAGACGGCGATGGCCAGGGACCCGCCGCTCCCTCGGCTCGACATGGTCAGGGTGAGGTCGGCGGCCTCGGCCACGGACGGTGCGCCGGCGAGAAGCGTCGCCAGGGCGGCCATCACGATTGCCAACTTCATCGAAGCGCTCTTTGGTCTGTGAACCTTCGACTCACAGACCATATGCCGAGGACCTTCGTCCAGTCATGACAACGACCTCCGCCCTTCTGTCACGACCTTCGACGCTGAGTCTGTTGCGCGGACTGGCGATCGCTGCGGCGGCGGGCGTCGTGCTGGCCCTGGTCGGCGCCTTCGGCAGCGGCAATGCGCCGATGGGATTGCGACTGGCCTACTGGGTTCCAGTGATGCTGGCCGGCGCCGTCTGGGGACACATCTGTTCCTTGCTGATCGAGCGCTGGATCGACATCGACGCGCGACCCTGGCTGGGCGTCGCAGCCCTGACCCTGGCGATCACCGGGCCCGTGTCGCTACTGGTCTGGTGGGTCACGGGCGTCGTGTTCGAGGGTCGCGCCTATCACGCCCACGCCCTGCCGCTGATGCTGGGGCCGGTCTTCATTGTCACCCTGGTGATGAGCGCCATCAATGTGTTCGTGTCCAAGGCCCAACCGATCCAGACCCATGCGGCCCCGGTCGGCGCGGCGCCGGCCCGCTTTCCCGACCGCCTGCCGATGAAGCTGCGGGGCGCCGCGATCCGCGCGGTCCAGGCCGAAGACCACTATTTGCGGATTCACACCGACCGGGGCTCCGACCTGATCCTGATGCGCCTGTCCGATGCGCTGGAGGAGCTGGAGGGCCTGGAAGGCTCGCAGACCCACCGCAGCTGGTGGGTGGCCAGGGACGCGGTTCGCGACGTGGCCCGGGGCGACGGCCGCGCGACCCTGACGCTGGACGGCGGCGTCACTGCCCCGGTCAGCCGGAGGTATGCCAAGGCGCTCAGAGACGCAGGCTGGTACTGAGCCCTTCTCCCTCCCCTCAGGGGAAGGGAGACAGCGTCTTACCCCCGCCACGCCCCATGGAAGCCCGCCGGCAGCGCCACATCCGCCCGCCAGGTCGCGACCGGCCCGGCCTCGACCGAGGCGACATCGAACACGTGCAGCTCGGTGACCCCTTCCGCCAGATTGATCGACGGCGCGACCAGCCAGGCGTCGCGTTCCGCCGAGGCGCCGGGCTTCGGCACGAACACCGCCTCCTCCATGATCTGGTCGTCGCCGAAGCTGAAGGCGTGGCTGCGGCCCGTCTTCCAGTCCTGTACCGCCAGTCCGTTCGGCAGGGGCCGGCCGCCGCGCTCGCCGGCGACATGCACCGTCAAGCTCCGCTCCAGACCGGCCCGGCGGGGGTCGCCTTTAGGAAACTCCGCCGCGACGCCCGATGAGGCGATCTCGGCTCGACCGTTCGGGTGGAGGGTCACAAGCTTCAGCACGCTGGGCTGACCCGGCACGGTTCCGCGACCGGCGACCAGGACACGCGCCCCTTCGATGGCGAAGCTGTTGTCGACATTGGCGGCGACATCGAAGCGAATCGCGCCGTCCGTGTCGACCCAGCCGTCGCCCAGGTGGAAGAAGCCGAAGGTCGGCAGTTCGTAGATCCGCCGGGCCGTCAGATCGGCCTTGTCGACCACCAGAACCTGGGTCCCCATCTCGGGTTTCCAGGCGAACTGCGTCGCGAAAGGCATGCCCCGGTGGTCGAAGACCCACGGCTGGAGCACGAAGACC
Proteins encoded in this window:
- a CDS encoding DUF2306 domain-containing protein, with the translated sequence MTALASPRPTPFRASIPWLIVAVAGCVLLYALLVWGPQRGLPLRPHAPEWRWLSQQTGVLQLHVGSALAAFVLGLVQLTGVKGATWHRRLGWLWAGLMATVAVSSLFIHNINPGGFSWIHILSGWSLVILPLGLYAARRHDMAAHRRHMTGLFVGALVIAGMLTFFPGRSLWRVFLG
- a CDS encoding DUF2141 domain-containing protein; this encodes MKLAIVMAALATLLAGAPSVAEAADLTLTMSSRGSGGSLAIAVYRDAESFRRNERPVATRTVPRAGALTTVVIPGLAPGRYAVAAFHDTDANGRLSLWPIGLPKEAYGFSRDARGRFGPPSFAEAAFDLPASGATQAFALR
- a CDS encoding LytTR family DNA-binding domain-containing protein, producing MTTTSALLSRPSTLSLLRGLAIAAAAGVVLALVGAFGSGNAPMGLRLAYWVPVMLAGAVWGHICSLLIERWIDIDARPWLGVAALTLAITGPVSLLVWWVTGVVFEGRAYHAHALPLMLGPVFIVTLVMSAINVFVSKAQPIQTHAAPVGAAPARFPDRLPMKLRGAAIRAVQAEDHYLRIHTDRGSDLILMRLSDALEELEGLEGSQTHRSWWVARDAVRDVARGDGRATLTLDGGVTAPVSRRYAKALRDAGWY
- a CDS encoding TetR/AcrR family transcriptional regulator translates to MSKLDVEKPVPVAPARRGRPPKVKAEGAGGDTRESILDAAEDLFSKHGFYGVTIREVAREAGVDTALVHYYFGAKRDLFDAVFLRRAEVWNNERVEAINRYALANAGSMTLEGLLRAFLEPPFQWSLKGGPGWKHYSALVAQTNANPAFGGETMARYFDPAIRRLIELVKAVLPKAREVDLYWAYHNLSGALTLTLGETGRLDRLSGGLCRSGDLETACDYMVRFASAGFRAVCPQD